In Synechococcus sp. PCC 6312, one genomic interval encodes:
- a CDS encoding nitrate reductase associated protein: MFFEFETEFVDSLRCIPMIVRYRLDTCGVKLKLNHWHQFSMTQRQDLIDCPFDSPEEIGAYAEKLQAWVTAHAGTPAKTLEISENPAWLNPTQIPDQVIGEFILKIGESLFSVEAWAKLTPLQRFALIKLSQPGHENRNFLPALREFGIMANKD, encoded by the coding sequence ATGTTCTTTGAATTTGAGACTGAATTTGTTGATTCTCTGCGCTGTATTCCGATGATTGTTCGTTATCGGTTGGATACCTGTGGGGTGAAGCTGAAGTTGAATCATTGGCATCAGTTTTCGATGACCCAACGACAAGATTTGATTGATTGCCCGTTTGATTCCCCAGAAGAGATTGGTGCTTACGCTGAAAAACTCCAGGCCTGGGTAACTGCCCATGCAGGAACGCCTGCCAAAACCTTAGAAATTTCTGAAAACCCGGCCTGGTTGAATCCTACCCAAATTCCAGATCAAGTGATTGGAGAATTTATCCTGAAAATAGGAGAAAGTTTGTTCTCAGTCGAGGCCTGGGCTAAGTTAACGCCACTCCAGCGGTTTGCCCTGATTAAACTGAGTCAACCTGGCCATGAAAACCGTAATTTCCTGCCCGCCCTCCGAGAATTTGGCATCATGGCCAACAAAGACTAA
- a CDS encoding cupin domain-containing protein → MKLHADFSQRVVVDTNSLAWVDSPLPGVQRRMLDRDGDEVARATSIVQYAPNSYFAPHTHDGGEEFLVLSGTFSDEWGDYPPGTYVRNPCGSSHRPFSRDGCIIFVKLWQMDPADQTRVVIQTSEQHWFPGLVPGLNVMPLHTFGTENVALVKWEPGTQFQTHRHWGGEEIYVLEGVFADEQGTYPAGAWLRNPPNSIHTPFSEMGCTIWVKTGHLDIVVTKIN, encoded by the coding sequence ATGAAGCTCCATGCTGATTTCAGTCAACGGGTAGTTGTGGATACCAATAGCCTGGCCTGGGTGGATTCCCCGCTTCCAGGAGTGCAAAGACGCATGTTAGATCGGGATGGGGATGAAGTTGCCAGAGCCACATCCATTGTCCAGTACGCCCCTAACAGTTACTTTGCCCCCCATACCCACGACGGCGGGGAAGAATTTCTAGTTTTGTCCGGCACATTCTCGGATGAATGGGGAGATTATCCCCCTGGAACCTATGTCCGTAATCCCTGTGGATCGTCCCATCGCCCCTTTAGTCGTGACGGTTGCATAATTTTCGTTAAACTCTGGCAAATGGATCCAGCAGACCAAACACGGGTTGTGATTCAGACATCTGAACAGCACTGGTTTCCAGGCCTGGTTCCGGGGTTAAACGTAATGCCGCTACATACCTTTGGCACAGAAAATGTTGCCCTCGTCAAATGGGAACCGGGAACTCAGTTTCAAACTCATCGACATTGGGGCGGCGAAGAAATCTATGTGTTAGAAGGGGTCTTTGCGGATGAACAGGGAACCTATCCCGCCGGGGCCTGGTTGCGCAACCCACCCAACAGTATTCACACGCCCTTTAGTGAGATGGGCTGTACGATTTGGGTCAAAACCGGACATTTAGATATTGTTGTGACTAAGATTAATTGA
- a CDS encoding pyridoxamine 5'-phosphate oxidase family protein, translated as MTNPGWAYPESPFHAGELAIQTRLGVQERIDKQGRRIIRDYLPEQQRQFFQQLPYVIVGLVDTLGRPWASILVGQPGFLSSPDERTLVVSTQLWPGDPLIQNLATGVDIGFLGIELHSRRRNRLNGVVTAVYPDHFVVEVGQSFGNCPQYIQARTVEFVDRGSNSAASVRSIPGLGLAEQTLIQAADTFFIATAYQDESAGRGRGVDVSHRGGKPGFVKIEGRTLTIPDFSGNLQFNTFGNLELNPLAGLIFIDFIGGDVLYLTGRAWVIWDGDEIATYEGAERLLRFELDEGYYGKNTLPVRWSEPDFSPFLQDMGPWVAPEEKGL; from the coding sequence ATGACAAATCCTGGTTGGGCCTATCCTGAATCCCCGTTTCATGCCGGTGAATTGGCGATTCAAACTCGCTTGGGTGTCCAGGAGCGCATCGATAAACAAGGGCGGCGGATCATCCGAGATTATTTACCGGAACAGCAGCGGCAATTTTTTCAACAACTTCCCTATGTCATTGTCGGGTTGGTAGATACTTTAGGCAGGCCTTGGGCTTCCATTCTCGTGGGTCAGCCGGGGTTTCTCTCATCTCCAGATGAACGCACTTTGGTGGTTTCAACTCAGCTTTGGCCTGGGGATCCCCTGATTCAAAACCTCGCGACCGGGGTTGATATTGGTTTCTTGGGGATTGAACTCCACAGTCGGCGGCGCAATCGGTTGAATGGGGTGGTGACAGCGGTTTATCCCGATCATTTTGTCGTGGAAGTGGGCCAGAGTTTTGGCAATTGCCCCCAGTATATTCAAGCCCGGACGGTTGAATTTGTGGATCGTGGCTCCAATTCAGCCGCATCAGTCCGTTCCATTCCAGGCCTGGGCCTGGCCGAGCAAACTCTGATTCAAGCAGCGGATACATTTTTCATTGCTACGGCCTATCAGGATGAGTCTGCCGGGCGAGGTCGGGGTGTGGATGTGTCTCATCGGGGCGGAAAACCGGGGTTTGTCAAGATTGAGGGTCGTACACTCACCATTCCTGATTTTTCCGGCAATCTCCAATTCAATACCTTTGGCAATTTAGAGTTAAACCCTCTCGCAGGCTTGATTTTTATTGATTTTATCGGGGGTGATGTGCTCTATCTCACTGGCCGGGCCTGGGTGATTTGGGATGGAGACGAAATTGCCACCTATGAGGGAGCCGAGCGGTTACTCCGGTTTGAGCTTGATGAAGGCTATTACGGAAAGAATACCTTACCCGTGCGTTGGTCAGAGCCAGACTTTTCCCCTTTTTTACAGGATATGGGGCCGTGGGTTGCGCCAGAGGAAAAGGGTTTATGA
- a CDS encoding site-specific DNA-methyltransferase codes for MKSGSKTSKFGSTSRINHDSSDYYNSKLYSKFKKKIASFPEIENDFPCEYLDSIIWGSSEKMVQIPDNSIHLMITSPPYNVSKEYDKDFSLEEYLKFLKNVFQETYRVLVNGGRACINVANLGRKPYIPLSDYISQIMIEIGFLMRGEIIWQKGAGAGVSMAWGSWQSASNPVLRDTHEYILVFSKGTFERKKEHRENTITKEQFMEWTKSVWTMNPESAKKVGHPAPFPTELPFRLIQLYSYKNDIILDPFIGSGSTAISAINTKRHFIGYELDKSYVELANNRIEPLLTQKNIEFIS; via the coding sequence ATGAAATCTGGTTCAAAGACAAGTAAGTTTGGCTCAACATCTCGAATTAATCACGACTCGTCTGATTATTACAACTCAAAACTGTATTCAAAATTCAAAAAAAAGATAGCATCTTTTCCTGAAATAGAAAATGATTTTCCTTGTGAATATCTAGATAGTATTATTTGGGGAAGCTCTGAAAAAATGGTACAGATTCCAGATAATTCTATTCATTTGATGATTACATCACCACCCTACAATGTTTCTAAAGAATATGATAAAGACTTTTCACTTGAAGAATATCTGAAATTCCTTAAAAATGTTTTTCAGGAAACCTATCGAGTTTTGGTGAATGGTGGCCGAGCCTGTATTAATGTTGCTAATTTAGGACGAAAACCCTATATTCCTTTATCTGATTATATTTCTCAAATAATGATTGAAATAGGCTTTCTCATGCGAGGAGAAATTATTTGGCAAAAAGGCGCTGGGGCTGGTGTCTCCATGGCCTGGGGTAGCTGGCAGTCAGCTTCAAATCCAGTCTTGCGAGATACACATGAATATATTTTGGTGTTTTCTAAAGGCACTTTTGAACGAAAAAAGGAGCATCGAGAAAATACCATCACCAAAGAGCAGTTCATGGAGTGGACAAAATCGGTTTGGACGATGAATCCAGAATCAGCTAAAAAAGTTGGACATCCCGCTCCCTTTCCCACTGAATTACCATTTCGTTTAATTCAGCTTTATAGCTATAAAAACGACATCATCCTTGATCCTTTTATTGGAAGTGGTTCTACAGCAATTTCAGCAATTAATACTAAACGTCACTTCATTGGCTATGAATTAGATAAGAGCTATGTTGAGTTAGCAAATAACCGAATTGAGCCACTTTTAACTCAAAAAAATATAGAGTTTATTTCGTGA
- a CDS encoding putative sulfate/molybdate transporter: protein MQYPRLRFNCQEFSGSFGDIGTDLPLLVGLITVAHLSSASVFTLFGLGQVLSGVIYGLPMPLQPLKAMAVIVMTQKLSGQTLWAGGFLIALIMLALSLSGALSWLARVIPLPVVRGCQFGLGLSLASLALKTYIPDGNTWGYLLAGLGFLILVGLPKQKGIPAGLVVIGLGLLYACSIGLPWSRIITGIQWQTPEFQTLDPAALLPGLFLLALPQLPLSISNAVISTQQTAQDLFPEKPLSIRRIGLTYGLVNLIVPFFGGVPVCHGCGGLVGHYALGARTGGAVVMYGGLYLIVGLLFSAVFNDVLGIFPMPILGVILLFEAWGLLSLIGDQVQESQDWMIALLVAVIAFSVPQGFLIGTVVGTGLYYLGQYTPLNLQKVKPESPPCQP, encoded by the coding sequence ATGCAGTACCCCCGGCTTCGATTTAATTGTCAAGAATTCAGTGGCAGTTTTGGCGATATTGGCACCGATTTACCATTGTTGGTCGGGTTGATCACCGTTGCCCATTTAAGCAGTGCCAGTGTGTTTACCCTGTTTGGCCTGGGGCAAGTGCTTTCCGGGGTGATCTATGGTTTACCGATGCCGCTGCAACCGTTGAAAGCCATGGCCGTAATTGTCATGACACAAAAGCTATCGGGTCAGACGTTATGGGCAGGAGGATTTTTAATTGCGCTGATTATGCTGGCCTTGAGTCTTTCCGGGGCGTTGTCCTGGTTAGCCCGAGTCATTCCCTTGCCCGTGGTGCGAGGCTGTCAGTTTGGCCTGGGGTTATCGTTGGCCTCTTTAGCCTTAAAAACCTATATTCCCGATGGCAATACTTGGGGCTATCTTCTGGCCGGCCTGGGCTTTTTAATCTTGGTGGGTTTACCGAAACAAAAGGGAATTCCTGCCGGACTAGTCGTCATCGGATTAGGCTTGCTTTATGCCTGTAGCATTGGTTTACCCTGGTCAAGGATTATCACCGGAATTCAGTGGCAAACACCGGAATTTCAAACCTTAGACCCCGCTGCCCTTCTGCCAGGCCTGTTTCTGTTAGCCTTACCTCAATTGCCCTTGTCTATTTCCAATGCTGTGATTTCGACGCAACAAACCGCCCAAGATTTATTTCCGGAAAAACCTTTGAGTATTCGCCGGATTGGCTTGACCTATGGCCTGGTGAATTTAATTGTGCCGTTTTTTGGCGGTGTGCCCGTTTGTCATGGCTGTGGGGGCCTGGTGGGGCATTATGCCTTAGGTGCAAGAACCGGGGGAGCCGTGGTCATGTATGGCGGGCTGTATTTAATCGTAGGCTTGCTCTTTAGTGCCGTCTTTAATGATGTCTTAGGAATTTTCCCAATGCCGATTTTGGGGGTGATTCTTCTGTTTGAGGCCTGGGGGTTGCTGAGTTTAATTGGGGATCAGGTGCAGGAGTCTCAAGATTGGATGATTGCGTTGTTGGTGGCGGTGATTGCGTTTAGTGTCCCCCAAGGATTTTTGATTGGTACGGTTGTCGGTACAGGATTGTATTACTTGGGGCAATATACGCCGCTCAATCTCCAGAAAGTGAAACCGGAGTCACCCCCATGTCAGCCTTGA
- a CDS encoding molybdopterin molybdotransferase MoeA, producing MSALISVEAAVEIIKTHLPDWGREAVDIEQVRSGILAETITADRAYPAAHRIMMDGIALAWKAYDHGQRAFRVLGTIAAGEPKLTLTDPLACYEVMTGAVLPNGCDLVIPYEEIEITSEGESRIAEIIHDQAWAPMANIHPQGSDFSLGEVLLRPGVKLNGPAWGILASVGQSQVLIKRYPRIKIIATGQELIPVHQAPQPHQVRMSNPYALKASLIRQGYPHIDLDYVPDDPELMTKHYQAQTTHYDLLIYCGGVSKGKFDYLPTVWTQAGVKNYIHGVAQRPGKPLWFGVDHDQQTAVFGLPGNPVSSLVCLHRYIINQRPMFAQLTTDFEFPKPLTYFLPVQSHLSSDARILAKPHPMKNSGDFVALAPTDGFVELPADRSIFKAGESFPFFPW from the coding sequence ATGTCAGCCTTGATTAGTGTTGAAGCTGCTGTTGAAATTATCAAAACCCATTTACCGGATTGGGGGCGGGAAGCCGTTGACATTGAACAGGTACGGTCGGGAATTTTGGCTGAAACCATTACCGCTGATCGAGCCTATCCCGCTGCCCACCGAATCATGATGGATGGTATTGCTCTGGCCTGGAAGGCTTATGATCACGGTCAACGTGCATTTAGAGTCTTAGGAACAATTGCGGCGGGTGAACCGAAACTAACATTAACCGATCCATTGGCCTGTTATGAAGTCATGACTGGAGCAGTGTTACCTAATGGCTGTGATTTGGTGATTCCCTATGAAGAAATTGAGATTACGTCTGAGGGGGAGTCACGGATTGCTGAGATCATCCATGACCAGGCCTGGGCACCAATGGCGAATATTCATCCCCAAGGGAGTGATTTTAGTTTAGGTGAGGTGTTGTTACGGCCTGGGGTGAAATTGAACGGGCCGGCCTGGGGAATTTTAGCTTCTGTCGGTCAAAGCCAAGTGCTGATCAAACGCTATCCCCGGATCAAAATTATTGCCACAGGCCAAGAGTTAATTCCAGTCCACCAGGCCCCGCAACCGCACCAAGTTCGTATGTCAAATCCCTATGCCCTCAAAGCTTCTTTAATCCGTCAGGGTTATCCCCATATTGACCTTGATTATGTTCCCGATGATCCAGAATTAATGACAAAGCATTACCAAGCCCAAACAACCCATTATGATCTCTTGATTTATTGCGGCGGAGTTTCCAAAGGCAAGTTTGATTATTTACCCACGGTTTGGACTCAAGCTGGCGTTAAAAACTATATTCATGGCGTGGCCCAACGGCCGGGAAAACCGCTATGGTTTGGGGTTGATCATGATCAGCAAACGGCTGTCTTTGGCCTCCCCGGAAATCCGGTTTCTAGTTTAGTTTGTTTACATCGATATATTATTAATCAGCGACCGATGTTTGCCCAATTAACCACCGATTTTGAATTTCCGAAACCCCTAACTTATTTTTTGCCAGTGCAATCCCATCTCAGTTCTGATGCCCGCATCTTAGCGAAACCCCATCCTATGAAAAACTCCGGTGATTTTGTGGCATTGGCCCCAACGGATGGCTTTGTGGAATTACCCGCAGATCGCTCGATATTTAAGGCAGGTGAATCATTTCCGTTCTTTCCTTGGTAA
- the moaA gene encoding GTP 3',8-cyclase MoaA, producing MLVDSYGRRIRKLRVSLTDQCNLRCHYCMPIHAEFMEVNRYLRPKEYGEIINELVTLGLEEVRLTGGEPLLRQALPEILTTISRCHLKKISLTTNGILLHRYLELLCQHQILDLNISLDSLNPEIFTQITHGRNLRQIQANITLAKQQGFRIKINAVMMRGVNDQELFDFVEYAKHEAVEVRFLELMRIGQACPQQQDQFIAAQELIDRLKTRYTLQAQAMPLDSTAFNFRTDCGASIGFIASESQPFCGHCSRWRLSADGILRACLLKTDGHSIRGLNHEQRFAVYEQLLGMKPYLRPPEVTHLMHQIGG from the coding sequence ATGTTGGTTGATAGTTATGGTCGCCGAATTCGGAAGCTGCGGGTTTCACTCACCGATCAGTGTAATTTGCGTTGTCATTACTGTATGCCAATCCATGCTGAGTTTATGGAGGTTAACCGCTATCTCAGACCGAAAGAATACGGGGAAATTATTAATGAGTTAGTCACGCTGGGCCTGGAAGAAGTTCGCTTAACGGGAGGAGAACCCCTCTTACGCCAGGCCCTGCCCGAAATCTTAACTACTATTAGTCGTTGTCATCTGAAAAAAATATCTCTGACAACTAATGGTATCCTGTTACATCGCTATTTAGAACTCTTATGCCAACATCAAATTTTAGATTTGAACATTAGTTTAGATAGCTTAAATCCAGAAATTTTTACCCAAATTACCCACGGCCGCAACCTTCGACAAATTCAAGCAAATATTACCTTAGCAAAACAACAGGGCTTTCGGATTAAAATCAACGCGGTCATGATGCGGGGCGTTAATGATCAAGAATTGTTTGATTTTGTCGAATATGCCAAACATGAAGCTGTGGAAGTCCGGTTTTTAGAACTGATGCGAATTGGCCAGGCCTGTCCACAACAACAGGATCAATTTATTGCCGCCCAAGAACTGATTGATCGCCTCAAAACAAGATACACACTCCAGGCCCAGGCCATGCCCCTTGACTCCACGGCCTTTAACTTTCGGACTGACTGTGGGGCCAGCATTGGTTTTATTGCCTCAGAATCTCAACCTTTTTGTGGTCATTGTTCTCGCTGGCGACTGTCCGCTGATGGGATTTTACGGGCCTGTTTACTCAAAACTGATGGGCATTCAATCCGGGGACTAAATCATGAGCAACGATTCGCAGTCTATGAACAACTGTTAGGAATGAAACCCTATTTAAGACCACCGGAAGTGACCCATCTCATGCACCAAATTGGAGGCTAA
- the moaC gene encoding cyclic pyranopterin monophosphate synthase MoaC, protein MLSHIDPNNQPTMVDISEKSDSQRQAVAQTLIQLPLALKPYLQGEELILKKGPVIQTAIIAGTMAVKKTSDLIPFCHQIPIESCKFVIEIDSTLKVMITCEVKTSYKTGVEMEALCGASVAALTIYDMCKAVSPQITISQTKLLTKTGGKTNFKRVPQPLYGLVLTGGKSKRMQQDKALLKYYDQPHAKHIFDLLSNYCEYVYLSARREQWCNTELASLPTLVDHDDDLGPLGGILTALETHPEACWLIMACDLAYVNAGTIEKLLENYHDEVVATCYQNPEHGFPEPLCALYTPQALKQFQRAKTAKIYCPVKVLQMSNCYFITPGLAQEIANINTPDEYHQVRHEHH, encoded by the coding sequence ATGCTGAGCCATATTGATCCGAATAATCAGCCAACAATGGTGGATATTAGCGAGAAATCAGACAGTCAACGGCAAGCTGTAGCCCAAACTTTAATACAATTACCGCTGGCTTTAAAACCCTATTTACAGGGGGAAGAACTCATTCTCAAAAAGGGGCCGGTGATTCAAACGGCAATCATTGCGGGAACCATGGCCGTGAAGAAAACCAGTGATCTGATTCCCTTTTGTCATCAAATTCCCATCGAGTCCTGTAAGTTTGTCATTGAGATTGACTCAACCCTGAAGGTGATGATTACCTGTGAAGTCAAAACCAGCTATAAAACCGGCGTGGAAATGGAAGCCCTCTGTGGAGCTTCGGTCGCTGCATTAACGATTTATGATATGTGCAAAGCAGTTTCCCCACAGATAACTATTTCTCAGACAAAACTCTTAACTAAAACCGGGGGTAAAACAAACTTTAAGCGAGTGCCGCAACCCCTCTATGGCCTGGTGCTGACTGGGGGGAAAAGTAAACGGATGCAGCAGGATAAAGCACTCCTAAAATATTATGACCAACCCCATGCTAAGCACATTTTTGATCTCCTAAGTAACTATTGTGAATACGTTTATCTCTCGGCCCGCAGAGAGCAATGGTGCAACACAGAATTAGCTTCATTACCGACCCTTGTAGATCATGATGACGATCTGGGGCCATTGGGGGGCATTTTAACCGCCTTAGAAACCCATCCAGAGGCCTGTTGGCTGATCATGGCCTGTGATTTAGCCTATGTGAACGCTGGTACGATTGAAAAACTACTGGAAAATTATCATGATGAGGTGGTTGCCACCTGTTATCAAAACCCAGAACATGGTTTTCCTGAACCCCTTTGCGCCCTTTATACCCCTCAGGCCCTGAAACAATTTCAACGCGCTAAAACAGCCAAGATTTATTGTCCAGTCAAAGTCCTGCAAATGAGTAATTGTTACTTTATCACCCCAGGCCTGGCTCAAGAAATCGCTAATATTAATACCCCTGATGAATATCACCAAGTCCGCCATGAACACCATTAA
- the moaD gene encoding molybdopterin converting factor subunit 1 → MNTINVRYFAALQEQAQLSEEIITTDLKTYGELYQWLASRYRFSLPLSQVQVAVNDHFLQLTDQITDQAQVVFIPPVAGG, encoded by the coding sequence ATGAACACCATTAACGTTCGTTATTTTGCCGCCTTACAAGAGCAAGCCCAACTGAGCGAAGAAATCATCACCACCGATCTAAAAACCTATGGTGAACTCTATCAATGGTTAGCCAGTCGGTATCGGTTTTCTCTACCCTTAAGTCAGGTTCAAGTGGCCGTTAATGATCATTTTTTGCAACTGACTGACCAAATTACTGACCAGGCCCAGGTAGTCTTTATTCCCCCGGTTGCTGGAGGTTAG
- a CDS encoding molybdenum cofactor biosynthesis protein MoaE, with translation MTFTISLAPIDPEQLQTGLVNSQAGALVVFQGWVRNHNQGKMVTSLEYQVYPELAINEGLKILVEATEKFELHGAVACHRYGHLEIGEIAVWVGTTASHRQAAFAGTEYIIAQIKTRLPIWKKEHYRDYPAVWVNCLDHEHSLNSPP, from the coding sequence ATGACATTCACCATTAGCTTGGCTCCGATTGATCCTGAACAGTTACAAACCGGATTAGTAAATTCCCAGGCCGGGGCCTTAGTGGTTTTCCAGGGCTGGGTGCGCAATCATAATCAAGGCAAAATGGTCACATCTTTGGAATATCAGGTTTATCCCGAACTAGCAATCAATGAAGGCCTAAAAATCTTAGTCGAAGCCACCGAAAAATTTGAGTTACATGGAGCCGTGGCCTGTCATCGCTATGGACATTTGGAGATTGGCGAAATTGCCGTTTGGGTCGGAACCACTGCTAGTCACCGCCAGGCCGCCTTTGCCGGAACCGAATATATCATTGCGCAAATCAAAACCCGCCTCCCCATCTGGAAAAAAGAGCATTATCGAGACTATCCGGCAGTTTGGGTCAATTGTTTAGATCATGAACATTCACTTAACTCCCCTCCCTAA
- a CDS encoding beta-ketoacyl-ACP synthase, giving the protein MPSSQAPIVVTGISLVSALGHSAEASWQRLCLGQSGLQVQQPYPEHPPLPLGLIYSQPTDCLTLLDQLLQALLTDTNLCAPLPHCGIVIGSSRGLQHQWEAWLRLRHQAGHDLDLGAWWESLPQSLALSVATKLQTQAPVLSPTAACATGIWSIAHGILLIKSGQCQQVIVGAVETPITPLTLAGFKQMGALCQTGVHPFDRQRQGFALGEGGALLLLETQASAIARQAKIYGQILGVGLTADGLYLTAPDHQAGGMLSAVKTCLTQARLAATEIDHIHAHGTGTQLNDQAEALWIQQLCPDVPISASKGSTGHTLGAAGAIATVFSLLSLRDHVLFPTVGLGNPAFDLNFITSLQARPLERILCCSYGFGGQNAVIGLGR; this is encoded by the coding sequence TTGCCTTCCTCCCAAGCCCCCATCGTTGTCACGGGGATCAGTTTAGTTTCTGCCTTAGGACATTCTGCGGAAGCATCTTGGCAGCGACTTTGCTTGGGTCAATCTGGCTTGCAGGTTCAACAACCCTATCCTGAACATCCCCCCTTACCCCTGGGACTGATTTACAGCCAGCCAACCGATTGCTTAACCCTCCTGGATCAACTCCTCCAGGCCCTCCTCACCGATACCAACCTCTGCGCCCCTTTACCCCATTGCGGAATTGTGATTGGCTCTAGTCGCGGCCTGCAACACCAATGGGAGGCCTGGTTACGGTTACGTCATCAAGCGGGGCATGATTTAGATCTTGGGGCCTGGTGGGAATCTTTACCCCAATCCTTAGCCTTGAGTGTGGCCACTAAGCTCCAAACCCAAGCCCCTGTTCTCTCACCAACGGCCGCCTGTGCAACGGGGATTTGGTCAATTGCCCACGGGATATTATTAATTAAATCGGGTCAATGTCAGCAAGTCATTGTGGGGGCCGTGGAAACACCGATTACCCCGCTGACCTTAGCTGGTTTTAAGCAGATGGGGGCCTTATGTCAAACCGGAGTGCATCCCTTTGATCGCCAACGCCAAGGATTTGCCTTAGGGGAAGGGGGGGCATTATTGCTCTTGGAAACCCAAGCCTCAGCCATTGCACGCCAGGCCAAAATTTATGGTCAGATTCTTGGGGTGGGGTTGACCGCCGATGGACTGTATTTAACAGCACCAGATCACCAGGCCGGGGGAATGCTATCTGCCGTTAAAACCTGTTTGACCCAGGCCCGTCTTGCGGCTACCGAAATTGATCATATTCACGCCCACGGCACTGGCACCCAACTCAACGACCAAGCCGAAGCTCTATGGATTCAGCAGCTTTGCCCTGATGTCCCCATTAGTGCCAGTAAAGGATCTACAGGCCACACCCTCGGAGCCGCTGGAGCCATTGCCACCGTATTTTCGCTGCTTTCTCTCCGGGATCACGTCCTATTTCCAACAGTTGGTTTAGGGAATCCGGCGTTTGATTTGAACTTTATCACCAGTCTCCAGGCCAGGCCCTTAGAGAGGATTCTTTGCTGTAGTTATGGATTTGGGGGGCAAAATGCGGTGATTGGCCTGGGGCGATGA
- a CDS encoding Uma2 family endonuclease, translating to MTTFTLDLSPLPHYTDEQFEKLCQANPDLKFERTSRGELVIVAPTGGISGCRNADLMIDIGNWNRRTQLGVVFDSSTCFRFPNGAMRSPDVTWIRTERWQSLSLEQQQKFPPIAPDFVLELRSLSDGLAMLQAKMQEYLDNGVRLGWLIDPLNRSVEVYRPGSSVEVLEAPATISDTDVLPGLSLGLAWLWG from the coding sequence ATGACCACCTTTACTCTAGATTTGAGTCCACTCCCCCACTATACCGATGAGCAATTTGAAAAACTCTGCCAGGCCAACCCTGATCTCAAATTTGAACGGACAAGCCGAGGAGAATTAGTGATTGTGGCTCCAACAGGGGGAATCAGCGGATGTCGTAATGCTGACTTGATGATTGATATTGGGAATTGGAATCGGCGGACTCAATTAGGGGTAGTGTTCGATTCTTCCACCTGTTTTCGATTTCCCAATGGGGCGATGCGCTCTCCCGATGTGACCTGGATTAGAACTGAGCGTTGGCAAAGTCTGAGCTTAGAGCAGCAGCAAAAATTTCCCCCCATTGCCCCGGATTTTGTTTTGGAACTCCGCTCGCTCAGTGATGGACTAGCCATGCTCCAGGCCAAGATGCAGGAATATCTCGATAATGGGGTGCGCTTAGGGTGGCTCATTGATCCGCTGAATCGGTCTGTGGAGGTTTACCGGCCTGGGAGTTCCGTAGAGGTGTTAGAAGCTCCAGCAACAATATCTGATACAGACGTTTTACCGGGATTAAGTCTTGGCCTGGCCTGGTTATGGGGATAG
- a CDS encoding lasso peptide biosynthesis B2 protein: MLKPFKTWFNLSPSHRLLVVQAGVLVLGFRLGLWFLPFARLRRFPDFLSQRLHKSVPLQSIPLKKLIWSIKITARRIPKATCLTQALAAQTLLQTYGYEARLCVGVMLDEQKKLAAHAWITHQQAVVIGQLPNLDCFKPLL, from the coding sequence ATGTTGAAGCCCTTCAAAACCTGGTTCAACTTATCACCTTCTCACCGTCTTTTGGTTGTGCAAGCAGGGGTGTTAGTCTTGGGGTTTCGTTTGGGATTGTGGTTTTTGCCCTTTGCTCGATTACGGCGGTTTCCAGACTTTCTCAGTCAACGGTTGCATAAATCTGTCCCATTGCAATCAATTCCCCTCAAAAAGCTGATCTGGAGTATCAAAATTACCGCCAGACGTATTCCAAAAGCCACCTGTCTGACCCAGGCCTTGGCAGCTCAAACCCTGTTGCAAACCTATGGCTATGAAGCTCGGCTCTGTGTGGGGGTAATGTTAGATGAGCAGAAAAAACTTGCAGCCCATGCCTGGATTACCCATCAGCAAGCCGTTGTAATTGGACAATTACCGAATTTAGATTGCTTTAAGCCCCTTCTATAA